A stretch of Henckelia pumila isolate YLH828 chromosome 4, ASM3356847v2, whole genome shotgun sequence DNA encodes these proteins:
- the LOC140867718 gene encoding uncharacterized protein, translating into MAIQLENLMESIKSKVRSLKKSKKPYLKMDKSSSVKVEIRSRKARKIIEKTLKSADRSGKTSYFA; encoded by the coding sequence atggcgATTCAGCTGGAGAATCTGATGGAGTCCATAAAGTCCAAGGTCCGATCGTTGAAGAAATCGAAGAAACCTTACTTGAAGATGGACAAGAGCTCCAGCGTTAAGGTGGAGATCCGCAGCCGGAAAGCTCGGAAGATCATCGAGAAAACCCTCAAATCCGCCGATCGCTCCGGCAAGACTTCTTATTTCGCTTGA